Proteins encoded in a region of the Mycobacterium branderi genome:
- a CDS encoding TetR/AcrR family transcriptional regulator: protein MTTARTARSERASTTQEAILTAAERLFAEHGVFAVSNRQVSEAAGQGNNAAVGYHFGTKTDLVRAIEHKHRVPIERLREQMVAEIGESTEMRDWVACLVRPLTDHLAELGNPTWYARFAAQVMTDPAYHNIVVKDALTSPSLVQVIDGINRCLPELPIDVRVERNVMARNLLMHTCADRERAMASRSAPRTSWQAAGSGLIDAIVGLWLAPVSERSLR from the coding sequence GTGACGACGGCGAGGACCGCGCGCAGCGAGCGGGCCAGCACGACGCAGGAGGCGATCCTGACTGCGGCCGAGCGGCTCTTCGCCGAACACGGCGTGTTCGCTGTGTCCAACCGGCAGGTCAGCGAGGCTGCCGGGCAGGGCAATAACGCCGCCGTCGGCTACCACTTCGGCACCAAAACCGATCTGGTGCGGGCGATCGAGCACAAGCACCGGGTGCCCATCGAGCGCCTGCGTGAGCAGATGGTGGCCGAAATCGGCGAGTCCACCGAGATGCGGGACTGGGTGGCCTGTCTGGTGCGGCCGCTCACCGATCACCTTGCGGAGCTGGGCAATCCCACCTGGTACGCCCGCTTCGCCGCCCAGGTGATGACGGACCCGGCCTACCACAACATCGTCGTCAAAGACGCGCTCACCTCGCCGTCCCTGGTTCAGGTGATCGACGGCATCAACCGTTGCCTTCCCGAGTTGCCGATCGACGTCCGGGTGGAACGCAACGTGATGGCCCGCAATCTGCTGATGCATACCTGCGCCGACCGGGAACGCGCAATGGCCAGCAGGTCCGCGCCGCGCACCAGTTGGCAGGCCGCCGGGTCCGGCCTCATCGACGCGATCGTGGGGTTGTGGCTGGCACCGGTAAGCGAAAGAAGTCTGCGGTGA
- a CDS encoding M24 family metallopeptidase, with protein sequence MRRETAARLRATMADRGVDAMILLGNNNVVYATGVSWPLGDAGLSYVERPVAVVRADDPWPHLFLPFREGASSESGLPADHLHGPVYLEFDEGVESFARTVAELVPADAVVAVDELTGAMRRAQQRLFRAGRPVDAAQVIGAAKLIKTPDELACIRTACRITDQAMVDVQAALAPGIRQIDLSAGFMRRAFELGAMASMLEPIWQVMPPSKADGVWTTHGDLALPLLTTERELAAGDVLWTDVSITYFGYCSDFGRTWVVGREPTPRQQAQFHRWQEIMTAVLEVTRPGATAAELGRAATKANGGSRPWLPHFYLGHGIGVNAAETPMIGTDLGDEFDENFVFEPGMVLVLEPVVWEDGTGGYRSEEIIVITEEGWIRLTDYPYDPYGH encoded by the coding sequence ATGCGCCGCGAGACCGCTGCACGGCTGCGCGCCACGATGGCCGATCGTGGTGTGGACGCGATGATCCTGTTGGGCAACAACAACGTCGTCTACGCCACGGGGGTCAGCTGGCCGTTGGGCGATGCGGGATTGTCCTATGTCGAGCGGCCCGTCGCGGTGGTGCGGGCCGACGACCCCTGGCCCCACCTGTTCCTGCCGTTCCGCGAGGGCGCGTCGTCGGAATCGGGGCTGCCCGCCGACCATCTGCACGGCCCGGTGTATCTGGAGTTCGACGAGGGCGTGGAAAGCTTCGCGCGCACTGTGGCCGAACTGGTTCCCGCGGATGCGGTTGTGGCCGTTGACGAGTTGACCGGGGCGATGCGCCGCGCGCAGCAGCGGCTGTTCCGGGCGGGCCGGCCCGTTGACGCGGCTCAGGTCATCGGCGCCGCCAAGCTCATCAAGACCCCTGACGAACTGGCCTGCATTCGCACCGCGTGCCGGATCACCGACCAGGCGATGGTCGACGTGCAGGCCGCACTGGCGCCGGGAATTCGGCAGATCGACCTGTCCGCCGGTTTCATGCGGCGGGCGTTCGAGCTGGGCGCGATGGCCAGCATGCTCGAACCGATCTGGCAGGTGATGCCCCCGAGCAAGGCCGACGGCGTATGGACCACCCACGGCGATTTGGCGTTGCCGCTGTTGACAACCGAGCGGGAGCTGGCCGCCGGCGACGTGCTGTGGACCGACGTGTCGATCACCTACTTCGGCTACTGCTCGGATTTCGGCCGCACCTGGGTGGTGGGCCGCGAGCCGACACCACGCCAGCAGGCGCAGTTTCACCGGTGGCAGGAGATCATGACCGCGGTGCTCGAGGTGACCCGGCCCGGCGCGACGGCGGCGGAGTTGGGCCGGGCTGCGACGAAGGCCAACGGCGGCAGTCGGCCATGGCTGCCGCACTTCTACCTGGGGCACGGGATCGGCGTGAACGCCGCCGAAACACCCATGATCGGAACCGATCTCGGCGACGAGTTCGACGAGAACTTCGTGTTCGAGCCGGGAATGGTGCTGGTGCTCGAGCCGGTGGTGTGGGAGGACGGCACCGGCGGCTACCGCAGCGAAGAGATCATCGTCATCACCGAGGAAGGCTGGATCCGGTTGACCGACTACCCCTATGACCCTTATGGCCACTGA
- a CDS encoding cytochrome P450, translating to MPREAGCPFAPPPDVMALAKSKPLSRVRIWDGSTPWLITGYDEVRSLFADSRVSVDDRRPGFPHWNEGMLSTVHKRPRSVFTSDAEEHTRFRRMLSKPFTFKRVEGLRPVIQQITDEHIDAILAGPQPADIVTALALPVPSLVISQLLGVPYEDAEFFQRHANIGLARYATGEDTAKGAAGLAKYLADLVQTKMDNPAEDAVSDLAERVKAGELSVREAAQLGTGLLIAGHETTANMIGLGVLALLENPEQLAKLRDSDDPKVVANAVEELLRYLSIIQNGQRRVAIEDIEIAGETIRAGEGIIIDLAPANWDAKVYPEPGELDLSRPAAGQHVAFGYGRHQCVGQQLARAELQIVFHTLLRRIPTLRLAVPIEEIPFKHDRLAYGVYELPVAW from the coding sequence ATGCCTCGCGAGGCTGGCTGCCCGTTCGCGCCGCCGCCGGACGTCATGGCGCTGGCGAAATCGAAACCACTTTCGCGAGTGCGCATTTGGGATGGCAGCACACCGTGGCTGATCACCGGCTACGACGAAGTGCGGTCGCTGTTCGCCGACTCACGGGTCAGCGTCGACGACCGTCGGCCCGGCTTTCCGCATTGGAACGAGGGGATGCTCTCGACCGTGCACAAGCGGCCCCGGTCGGTGTTCACCTCGGACGCCGAGGAGCACACCCGGTTCCGGCGAATGCTGTCAAAGCCGTTCACGTTCAAGCGGGTTGAGGGCCTGCGGCCGGTGATCCAGCAGATCACCGACGAGCACATCGACGCGATCCTGGCCGGGCCGCAGCCCGCCGACATCGTCACCGCGCTGGCCCTGCCGGTGCCGTCGTTGGTGATCAGCCAATTGCTGGGCGTGCCATACGAAGACGCCGAGTTCTTTCAGCGCCACGCCAACATCGGGCTCGCCCGGTACGCGACCGGGGAGGACACCGCCAAGGGTGCGGCAGGACTGGCGAAGTACCTGGCCGACCTGGTCCAGACCAAGATGGACAATCCGGCCGAGGATGCCGTGTCGGATCTGGCCGAGCGCGTCAAGGCTGGCGAGCTCAGCGTCCGCGAAGCCGCCCAATTGGGCACCGGCCTGCTGATCGCCGGGCATGAGACCACCGCGAACATGATCGGGCTCGGTGTGCTGGCGCTGCTGGAAAACCCCGAGCAGTTGGCGAAACTTCGCGACAGCGACGACCCGAAAGTCGTTGCCAACGCGGTCGAGGAGCTGCTGCGCTACCTGTCGATCATCCAAAACGGCCAACGCCGCGTCGCGATCGAGGACATCGAAATCGCCGGCGAGACAATCCGTGCCGGTGAGGGCATCATCATCGATCTGGCGCCGGCGAACTGGGATGCCAAGGTGTACCCCGAGCCGGGAGAGCTCGACCTGTCGCGGCCGGCGGCGGGCCAGCACGTCGCGTTCGGCTACGGCAGACATCAATGCGTGGGCCAGCAGCTGGCCCGCGCCGAACTGCAGATCGTCTTCCATACGCTGCTGCGCCGCATCCCGACGTTGCGGCTGGCCGTGCCCATCGAGGAGATTCCGTTCAAACACGACCGCCTCGCCTACGGCGTCTACGAGCTTCCGGTGGCCTGGTGA
- a CDS encoding CaiB/BaiF CoA-transferase family protein translates to MAPLHGYTVVDLSSGIAGAYCTKLLADGGARVIKVESPQGDPLRRWSASGAHTESDGALFSFLACSKHSVVADPATDVDFVNGLLALADAVVWSCGSTIAHAFAPAEMHRAHPHLVVTAITPFGLSGPWRDRPATEFTLQAWSGGIVGLGRGSPDRAPVYVGGQVGEYFAGAYASAATLAFLRRGGQLIDLSMLETAVLGLTYYPVTYFEMLGRPWRDARKLTVPGIARAKDGLVDVGCGTAQQWFDLCAMTGHQEWIDEESPLSITEQANEKADEIYDWVASHTVDEIRELATAFRIPNSPVANGANITGLDHFRQRRTFTTNPRDGFTQPDHPYRMTPSILRAPAPAPRLGEHTAQYRHASESARKVCGHASNRLPFSGLRVLDMTTFWAGPCCTHYLAMLGAEVVHVESTGKPDGTRLIAGIPMTEEQWWERSPIFSALNTNKKGVTLDLQTSAGRDLLRRFIATSDVIVENFTPRVLDQIGVDFAAVQELRPDAILVRMPGFGLDGPWRDNPAFAYVIEAASGLSWLTGYPDRNPYEPYSVGDPNAGVHALNALLLALEHRRRTGQGVLLEAAMVDAAVNVAAEQVIEYSAYGALLERAGNRGPTAAPQNLYRTADVDEFGRLDSWVAIAVATDEQWTGLCEALDRPAWATDPELATAAGRRALHDLIDQHLAAWCEGRSGDEIVRCLWDAGVPVAKVMQPHRQTELPQLAFRRFFEDVGHQVNPTVPHSTVPMRLSDGPDRFHVQPAPLLGQHNHELLGELGLSEAEIDQLEADGIIGTTPGAARRVKAQ, encoded by the coding sequence GTGGCGCCGCTGCACGGCTACACGGTCGTCGACCTGTCCAGCGGTATCGCCGGCGCCTACTGCACCAAACTGCTGGCCGACGGCGGTGCCCGGGTGATCAAAGTCGAATCACCACAAGGAGATCCGCTGCGACGGTGGTCGGCGTCCGGCGCTCACACCGAGAGCGACGGCGCGCTGTTCAGCTTCCTGGCCTGCTCCAAGCACAGCGTGGTCGCCGACCCCGCGACCGACGTCGACTTCGTGAACGGGCTGCTGGCATTGGCGGACGCCGTGGTGTGGTCGTGCGGCTCGACGATCGCCCACGCGTTCGCGCCGGCCGAAATGCACCGCGCTCACCCGCATCTCGTCGTCACCGCGATCACCCCGTTCGGGCTGAGCGGCCCGTGGCGGGACCGGCCAGCTACCGAATTCACGCTGCAGGCGTGGTCGGGTGGCATCGTCGGGCTGGGCCGGGGCTCCCCGGACCGCGCGCCGGTGTACGTCGGCGGCCAGGTCGGGGAGTACTTCGCCGGGGCCTATGCCAGCGCCGCGACGCTGGCCTTTCTTCGGCGCGGCGGCCAGCTCATAGATCTGTCCATGCTGGAAACGGCGGTCCTGGGTCTCACTTATTACCCCGTCACCTACTTCGAAATGCTCGGCAGACCATGGCGGGACGCGCGCAAGCTCACCGTCCCCGGCATCGCGCGCGCCAAAGACGGCCTGGTCGACGTCGGCTGCGGAACCGCCCAGCAGTGGTTCGACCTGTGCGCGATGACCGGCCACCAGGAATGGATCGACGAGGAATCGCCGCTTTCGATCACCGAGCAGGCCAACGAGAAAGCCGACGAGATCTATGACTGGGTGGCGAGCCACACCGTCGACGAGATCCGCGAGCTGGCCACCGCATTTCGGATCCCCAACTCGCCAGTGGCCAACGGCGCCAACATCACCGGACTCGACCACTTCCGGCAGCGGCGAACGTTCACCACGAATCCTCGCGACGGTTTTACCCAACCCGACCACCCCTACCGGATGACGCCTTCAATCCTGCGGGCGCCGGCACCCGCCCCGCGACTCGGTGAGCACACCGCGCAGTACCGTCACGCTAGTGAGTCGGCACGGAAGGTTTGCGGGCACGCGTCGAATCGCTTGCCGTTCAGCGGATTACGTGTACTCGACATGACCACCTTCTGGGCCGGCCCCTGCTGCACGCATTACCTGGCGATGCTCGGCGCCGAGGTCGTCCACGTGGAATCCACCGGCAAACCCGACGGTACCCGGCTGATCGCCGGCATCCCGATGACCGAAGAGCAGTGGTGGGAACGCTCGCCGATCTTCTCCGCGCTGAACACCAACAAAAAGGGCGTGACGCTGGACCTGCAGACCTCTGCAGGCCGGGATCTGTTGCGCCGCTTCATCGCAACATCCGACGTGATCGTCGAGAACTTCACCCCGCGGGTGCTCGACCAGATCGGGGTGGACTTCGCCGCGGTGCAAGAGCTGCGGCCCGACGCCATTCTGGTGCGCATGCCGGGGTTCGGTCTTGACGGTCCGTGGCGCGACAACCCGGCGTTCGCTTACGTGATCGAGGCCGCATCCGGGTTGAGCTGGCTGACCGGCTATCCCGACCGCAACCCCTACGAGCCTTATTCGGTCGGGGACCCCAACGCCGGGGTGCATGCGCTCAACGCGCTGCTGCTGGCACTCGAACATCGGCGCCGCACCGGTCAGGGCGTGTTGCTGGAAGCCGCGATGGTCGACGCGGCGGTCAACGTCGCCGCCGAGCAGGTCATCGAGTACTCGGCGTACGGGGCACTGCTGGAGCGGGCAGGTAATCGCGGGCCGACGGCGGCGCCGCAGAACCTGTACCGCACCGCCGACGTCGACGAATTCGGGCGCCTCGACAGCTGGGTGGCAATCGCCGTGGCGACCGACGAGCAGTGGACTGGTTTGTGCGAGGCGCTGGACAGGCCGGCCTGGGCCACCGATCCCGAGCTGGCCACCGCGGCCGGCCGTCGAGCGCTGCACGACCTGATCGATCAGCACTTGGCCGCCTGGTGCGAGGGACGCAGCGGCGACGAGATCGTCCGTTGCCTCTGGGACGCCGGCGTGCCAGTGGCGAAAGTGATGCAGCCGCACCGTCAAACCGAGTTGCCGCAGTTGGCATTTCGCCGCTTCTTCGAAGACGTCGGGCACCAGGTGAACCCAACGGTTCCGCACAGCACCGTGCCGATGCGGTTGTCCGATGGCCCGGACCGGTTCCATGTGCAGCCGGCGCCGCTGCTCGGCCAGCACAACCACGAGCTGCTCGGCGAACTCGGCTTGAGTGAGGCCGAAATCGACCAGTTGGAGGCCGATGGCATCATCGGTACCACACCGGGCGCCGCGAGAAGGGTGAAAGCTCAATGA
- a CDS encoding ferredoxin: protein MKVIVDQDKCASSGNCVMRAPEIFDQRDEDGVVVLLNENPPPEQAEGARSAAAGCPASAIYVEE from the coding sequence GTGAAAGTCATTGTCGACCAAGACAAATGCGCTTCGTCGGGCAACTGCGTGATGCGCGCTCCCGAGATCTTCGACCAGCGCGACGAAGACGGCGTCGTCGTGCTCCTCAACGAAAACCCACCGCCCGAGCAGGCCGAGGGTGCCCGCAGCGCCGCCGCGGGCTGCCCCGCATCCGCCATCTACGTCGAGGAGTGA
- a CDS encoding SDR family oxidoreductase has protein sequence MVNELAGKVAIVTGGSSGIGAGIVERFLAEGARVVVGDIDADRGSAVVGAHGGQAAFRRTDTAEPDEVSALVSYAVERFGGLDVMVNNAGISSRMHRSFLEDDLADFHRVMAVNVLGVMAGTRDAARQMADAGGGSIINVSSIGGIQAGGGVMTYRASKAAVIQFTKSAAIELAHYDIRVNCIAPGSIPTPLLASSASGMSAEQLERFERAAREQMRADRPLQREGTPDDVAEAALYFAGDRARYVTGAVLPVDGGTSIGKPIRRRSAPKD, from the coding sequence GTGGTCAACGAGTTAGCCGGCAAGGTCGCGATCGTCACTGGCGGATCATCGGGTATCGGCGCCGGCATCGTCGAGAGATTCCTGGCGGAGGGTGCTCGGGTGGTCGTCGGCGATATCGACGCAGACCGCGGGAGCGCGGTTGTCGGCGCACATGGCGGGCAGGCCGCCTTCCGGCGCACCGACACCGCCGAGCCGGACGAGGTCAGCGCGCTGGTGTCATACGCGGTCGAGCGGTTCGGCGGCCTCGACGTCATGGTCAACAACGCCGGCATTTCCAGCAGGATGCACCGCAGTTTCCTCGAGGACGACCTCGCCGACTTCCACCGGGTGATGGCGGTCAACGTGCTCGGCGTCATGGCAGGCACGCGCGACGCCGCCCGTCAGATGGCGGATGCCGGTGGCGGTTCGATCATCAACGTGTCGTCGATCGGCGGGATCCAGGCCGGCGGCGGGGTGATGACATATCGGGCCTCCAAGGCCGCGGTCATCCAGTTCACCAAGTCTGCCGCAATCGAGTTGGCGCACTACGACATTCGGGTCAACTGCATCGCCCCGGGCAGCATCCCCACGCCGCTGCTGGCCTCCTCGGCGAGCGGCATGTCGGCGGAACAACTCGAGCGCTTCGAACGGGCGGCCCGTGAGCAGATGCGCGCCGATCGTCCCCTTCAGCGCGAGGGCACGCCCGACGATGTCGCCGAGGCCGCCCTGTACTTCGCCGGCGATCGCGCCCGCTACGTCACCGGCGCCGTCCTGCCGGTCGACGGCGGGACTTCGATCGGCAAACCCATCCGCCGGCGCAGTGCACCAAAAGATTAA
- the pstS gene encoding phosphate ABC transporter substrate-binding protein PstS, whose translation MKLNGVGTALGVMATGALVLSGCGSDNSANQGAPTSGSSSAASSANVNCGGTKTLKASGSTAQANAMARFVNAFETACPGQTLNYTANGSGAGVNEFTGKQTDFGGSDVPLSTDEAGKAQERCGSPAWNLPTVFGPIAVTYNLKGIDKLVLDGPTAAKIFNGTIKTWDDPALKGLNGGANLPAEPIHVVFRSDESGTTANFQEYLGAASDGAWGKPGGKTFNGGVGEGAKGNDGTSAAVKNTEGSITYNEWSFAQAQKLNMAQIVTSAGPDPVSISSDSVGKTISGATIKGQGHDLVLDTNSFYKPTQPGSYPIVLATYEIVCSKYPDPQVGTAVKAFLQAAIGPGQDGLADNGYIPIPDKFKSKLSDSVNAIS comes from the coding sequence TTGAAACTCAACGGAGTTGGCACCGCGCTGGGTGTCATGGCCACCGGTGCACTGGTGTTGTCAGGGTGCGGTAGCGACAACAGCGCCAACCAGGGCGCGCCGACATCGGGTTCGTCGTCCGCGGCGTCGTCAGCGAACGTAAACTGCGGCGGGACCAAGACGCTCAAGGCCAGCGGTTCCACCGCCCAGGCCAACGCGATGGCCCGCTTTGTCAACGCGTTCGAAACTGCATGTCCAGGCCAGACACTCAACTACACCGCCAACGGTTCGGGCGCCGGGGTGAACGAGTTCACGGGCAAGCAAACCGATTTCGGTGGCTCCGACGTGCCGCTGAGCACCGACGAAGCCGGCAAAGCCCAGGAGCGTTGCGGCTCGCCGGCGTGGAACCTGCCGACCGTGTTCGGGCCGATCGCGGTCACCTACAACCTCAAGGGCATCGACAAGCTGGTTCTCGACGGGCCGACGGCCGCGAAGATCTTCAACGGCACCATCAAGACGTGGGACGACCCGGCGCTCAAGGGACTCAACGGCGGCGCCAACCTGCCCGCCGAGCCGATTCACGTGGTGTTCCGCAGCGACGAGTCCGGGACCACCGCCAACTTCCAGGAGTACCTCGGGGCGGCATCAGACGGCGCCTGGGGCAAGCCCGGCGGTAAGACGTTCAACGGCGGTGTCGGTGAGGGCGCCAAGGGCAACGACGGCACCTCGGCGGCGGTGAAGAACACCGAGGGATCAATCACCTACAACGAGTGGTCGTTCGCCCAGGCGCAGAAGCTGAACATGGCCCAGATCGTCACCTCTGCGGGTCCGGACCCGGTGTCGATCAGCAGCGACTCGGTCGGCAAGACGATCTCGGGCGCGACGATCAAGGGCCAGGGCCACGACCTGGTGCTCGACACCAACTCGTTCTACAAGCCGACGCAACCCGGCTCCTACCCGATCGTGTTGGCAACCTACGAGATCGTCTGCTCGAAGTACCCCGACCCTCAGGTCGGTACGGCGGTCAAGGCTTTCCTGCAAGCCGCGATCGGCCCGGGCCAGGACGGTCTGGCTGACAACGGGTACATCCCGATCCCCGACAAGTTCAAGTCGAAGTTGTCGGACTCGGTCAACGCCATCTCCTGA
- a CDS encoding M24 family metallopeptidase, giving the protein MATEVLPDDPALRCGRRERALAQMDAHDLDVLVLGRQANVRYVAGAPQLWVAGTRPFGPTCVVVRQTGAIHLLSTWDEGVPDDIPHENLYGIAWNPMNTISVLQGIDGAGEAKRVGTDALSPAFAQLLPVAFPNAELVDGEAAMRAARRVKTPEEVAALRDAIRVAEQALAAAVAELRPGIAEKTLAGVLLEAMTAGGVSTPSTQDAAWVTSREHPWRRGSDDGRVRAGDLVAFSAGVLGGGYTGEVGRTWPVGEADGAAELYRRWELLWGRLFDACQPNAPAAELLSAYHAAGEPLPPMPVARGLGMGFDPPVVSAHLPATAAEDRLEPGMVLAVTGYVWERGVGAVFGREAVLVTADGPEVLTTSPSWQGVVHA; this is encoded by the coding sequence ATGGCCACTGAGGTTCTGCCCGACGACCCGGCGCTGCGCTGCGGGCGTCGCGAGCGCGCGCTGGCCCAGATGGACGCGCACGATCTCGACGTGCTGGTGCTCGGGCGGCAAGCCAACGTCCGCTATGTCGCGGGGGCGCCGCAACTGTGGGTGGCCGGCACCCGCCCGTTCGGGCCGACGTGCGTCGTCGTGCGGCAAACCGGGGCCATCCATCTGCTGTCCACCTGGGACGAGGGTGTGCCCGACGACATCCCCCACGAGAATCTCTACGGCATCGCCTGGAACCCGATGAACACCATCTCGGTGTTGCAGGGCATCGACGGCGCGGGCGAGGCGAAACGTGTTGGTACCGATGCGCTTTCGCCGGCATTCGCCCAGCTGCTGCCGGTGGCGTTCCCCAACGCCGAGTTGGTCGACGGCGAGGCGGCCATGCGTGCAGCCCGGCGCGTCAAGACTCCCGAGGAGGTGGCCGCCTTGCGCGATGCCATCCGGGTCGCCGAGCAGGCACTGGCGGCGGCGGTGGCCGAGTTGCGTCCCGGGATTGCCGAAAAGACCTTGGCCGGTGTGCTGTTGGAGGCGATGACGGCCGGCGGGGTGAGCACCCCGTCCACGCAGGACGCCGCGTGGGTGACGTCGCGGGAGCACCCGTGGCGGCGCGGCAGCGACGACGGCCGGGTGCGGGCGGGCGACCTGGTGGCGTTTTCCGCGGGCGTGCTCGGCGGCGGCTACACCGGCGAGGTCGGCCGCACCTGGCCCGTCGGCGAAGCAGACGGCGCCGCCGAGTTGTATCGACGGTGGGAGTTGCTGTGGGGCAGGCTTTTTGACGCCTGTCAGCCGAACGCGCCGGCCGCGGAGCTGCTGTCGGCGTATCACGCCGCGGGAGAGCCGCTGCCGCCGATGCCGGTGGCCCGCGGGCTGGGGATGGGCTTCGACCCGCCGGTGGTGTCGGCGCATCTGCCGGCGACCGCCGCAGAGGACCGGCTGGAACCGGGCATGGTGCTCGCGGTAACCGGCTACGTCTGGGAGCGTGGGGTCGGCGCGGTGTTCGGCCGCGAGGCGGTGCTGGTCACCGCGGACGGTCCCGAGGTACTCACCACCAGCCCGTCCTGGCAGGGCGTCGTCCATGCCTGA
- a CDS encoding amidohydrolase family protein has translation MVFSADNHISLAEDIFYERFPENLKDKAPRIWYEDGAYQVGRKGQSFLPGDFSAVLMQYDDLPGAGSTNIEARIQELHDDGVEKELAFPNAILALFHYPDKELRELSFRIYNEYIAELQERSGGHFYGAGLINWWDPKGTRRTLAELKSLGLKTFLLPLNPGKDDDGNVIDYASDAMSPMWDEIEDAGLPVTHHIGETPPKTPCEFNSVVVGMMINIDGFRETFAKYIFAGILDRHPKLRIGWFEGGIAWVPWALQDAEHLVASYQHMFNRPVEHDVRYYWDKHMSASFMVDPLGLQLIDKIGVDKVMWSSDYPHNESTYGYSEKSLAAVVDAVGSEAAAKIVSGNISEFLGV, from the coding sequence GTGGTTTTCTCTGCGGACAACCACATTTCGCTGGCCGAGGACATTTTCTACGAGCGTTTCCCGGAGAACCTCAAGGACAAGGCGCCGCGGATCTGGTACGAGGACGGCGCCTACCAGGTCGGCCGCAAGGGGCAGTCGTTTTTGCCGGGTGATTTCAGCGCGGTGCTGATGCAGTACGACGACCTTCCGGGCGCCGGCAGCACCAACATCGAGGCGCGCATCCAGGAGCTGCACGACGACGGCGTCGAGAAGGAGCTGGCGTTCCCCAACGCGATCCTGGCGCTGTTCCACTACCCGGACAAGGAACTTCGCGAGCTCTCGTTCCGCATCTACAACGAGTACATCGCCGAGCTGCAGGAGCGCTCGGGGGGTCACTTCTATGGTGCGGGGCTGATCAACTGGTGGGACCCGAAAGGCACCCGCCGCACTCTTGCCGAGCTGAAATCCTTGGGCCTCAAGACATTCCTGCTCCCGCTGAATCCTGGCAAGGACGACGACGGCAACGTCATCGACTACGCCAGCGACGCGATGAGCCCAATGTGGGACGAGATCGAGGACGCCGGCCTGCCGGTCACTCACCACATCGGCGAGACCCCGCCCAAAACCCCGTGCGAATTCAACAGTGTGGTCGTCGGCATGATGATCAACATCGACGGGTTCCGCGAGACGTTCGCCAAGTACATCTTCGCCGGCATCCTCGACCGGCATCCCAAGCTGCGGATCGGGTGGTTCGAAGGCGGGATCGCCTGGGTGCCATGGGCTCTGCAGGACGCCGAGCACCTGGTCGCGTCGTATCAGCACATGTTCAACCGGCCGGTCGAGCACGACGTGCGCTACTACTGGGACAAGCACATGAGTGCGTCGTTCATGGTGGATCCGCTGGGCCTGCAGCTCATCGACAAGATCGGCGTCGACAAGGTGATGTGGTCGTCCGACTACCCGCACAACGAAAGCACCTACGGCTATTCGGAGAAGTCGCTGGCCGCTGTGGTCGATGCCGTCGGCTCCGAGGCCGCCGCAAAGATCGTGAGCGGCAACATCAGTGAATTCTTGGGTGTCTGA
- a CDS encoding enoyl-CoA hydratase/isomerase family protein has protein sequence MPDNRPSPEEIILYAKDPKTKIATITFNRPEFLNAPTAAARLRYADLLRGATVDNDVKVVVIRGVGDDFGSGADLPEFMEGQDSAAFRLAELRLEDDGVQYPPKGSFRHGATISAWYANSQAGNRPLQELKKISIVEAKGYCYGWHFYQAADADLVIASDDALFGHPSFRYYGWGPRMWTWIQTMGLRKFQEMVFTGRPFTADEMFACNFLNKVVPRDQLEDEVSKYALACARNRPTDTVFMQKMFFEVFKQHQGEYMGSLLSAFFESMGSGVTSDGDDLMLDDAIDAGLTDAVKDNDAKFPPEFRLSKSSRKKKK, from the coding sequence ATGCCTGACAACCGTCCCTCGCCGGAGGAGATCATCCTCTACGCGAAAGACCCCAAGACCAAGATCGCGACGATCACGTTCAACCGTCCCGAATTCCTCAATGCGCCCACGGCCGCCGCACGGCTGCGCTACGCGGATCTGCTCCGCGGCGCCACCGTCGACAACGACGTCAAGGTTGTCGTGATCCGCGGTGTCGGCGACGATTTCGGCAGCGGCGCAGACCTTCCCGAGTTCATGGAAGGCCAGGACTCGGCGGCCTTCCGGCTTGCCGAGTTGCGGCTCGAGGATGACGGCGTCCAATACCCGCCGAAGGGATCGTTCCGCCACGGAGCGACGATCAGCGCGTGGTATGCCAACTCGCAGGCCGGCAACCGCCCGCTACAGGAGCTGAAGAAGATCAGCATCGTCGAGGCGAAGGGCTATTGCTACGGCTGGCATTTCTACCAGGCCGCCGACGCCGACCTGGTGATCGCTAGCGACGACGCGCTGTTCGGCCACCCGTCGTTCCGCTATTACGGCTGGGGCCCGCGAATGTGGACCTGGATCCAGACGATGGGGCTGCGCAAGTTTCAGGAAATGGTCTTCACCGGACGGCCTTTCACCGCCGACGAGATGTTCGCGTGCAACTTCTTGAACAAGGTGGTGCCGCGAGACCAGCTGGAGGATGAAGTCTCCAAGTACGCGCTGGCGTGCGCACGCAACCGACCCACCGACACGGTCTTCATGCAGAAGATGTTCTTCGAGGTGTTCAAGCAGCACCAGGGCGAATACATGGGCAGCCTGCTCAGCGCGTTCTTCGAATCGATGGGCAGCGGTGTCACCTCCGACGGCGACGACCTGATGCTCGACGACGCGATCGACGCCGGGCTCACCGACGCGGTCAAGGACAACGATGCCAAGTTTCCGCCGGAGTTCCGGTTGAGCAAGTCCAGTCGCAAGAAGAAGAAGTAG